The Bacteroidota bacterium sequence TAAACTGAAGATAATTCTAAAAGAGTTAAAAGAAAGTAGAATTTGTCTTAAAATAATAGAAAGGAAACCACTTATCCAAAATACAAATAAGTTAGCTCAAGTTATGAAAGAAACGGAGGAGTTAATAGCTATAGTCTATAAAAGTATTGAAACCACTAAAGCAAATATGCAAAAATAGGACTTTGGTAATATTCTGATTTATTGAATGTTAAATATTAATTGTTGATTATTGATTATTGTTTATTGAATATTGTTTATTGAATATTGAATATTGTTTATTGAATATTGTTTATTGTTTATTGTTTATTGTTTATTGTTTATTGTTTATTGTTTATTGTTTATTGAATATTGTTTATTGAATATTGTTTATTGAATATTGTTTATTGAATATTGTTTATTGAATATTGTTTATTGTTTATTGTTTATTGTTTATTGTTTATTGAATATTGTTTATTGAGTATTAAATTTATAATGTTAAATTTTAAGTGCTTACTAAAGAAGCCCTTTTTTCCTTATAACATATAAAAGAAATGAAAAAAGTCAAAATATCGGCAGTTTCGTACCTAAATACAATCCCATTTGTTTTTGGTTTACAAAATTCTGAAATAAATGAGCTGATTGATTTATCATTAGATATTCCGGCAGATTGTGCCAAAAAACTGAAAACAGGGAAAACTGATATTGCACTGGTACCGATTGCAATTCTTCCAGAAATTGAGGATTATAAAATAATTTCTGATTTTTGTATAGGAGCAAACCGTGAGGTAAAATCAGTGATTCTTTTTAGCGAAACCAAACTTGAAAATATAAAAACTATTTATCTGGATTATCAATCGCTTACTTCTATAAATTTGGTAAAAATTCTGGTAAAATATTTTTGGAAAATTGATGTGGATTTTAAAAAAACAGAAGCAGGATTCGAATCGAATGTGATAAAAAACTCCGATGCAGCTGTAATTATTGGAGACAGAGCATTTTTATATTTAGACAAATACAAATACAAATACGATTTAGCAAACGAATGGTATAAATTTACAAATTTGCCTTTCGTATTTGCTGTCTGGGCAACAAAATCGGAGTTTGATAAAACATTTGAAGAGAAATTTAACAGAAGTTTAGGTTTTGGTATAAATAATATTTCGGAAGCAATAAAATCACATGCCAAAATATCTTTTAATGTAGAGGATATAAAAAATTACCTTAATAATAATATTAGTTACAATTTCGATGAAAAGAAGAAAAAGGGAATGCAATTGTTTTTTGAGTATTTGAAAAACGTTGATTAGAAAGAGACGAAATATTTAAGGAATTTAATTCACAACATAATTCCCAATTTCTAAACACTATTTGCCGCATATTAAAATTTGTTCATTTTTTTTTAGTGTAGGAGTTTAAAATCTTTAAAATTTGTATATTTGTCCACAATTATTAATTGTATTAAATTTTGACGTATGAAAACAAAAATTAGTTTTACTTTATTTTTAAGCTTGATTTATTTTAGTATAACTGTATTAAATGCACAGGTTAAAATAGTTACAGGATTTAAAAATGGTTCATACACCGAAATGGCTAATGATATTAAAAGGGTAGCCAAAGATGTAATTAAAGTTGACACAAGTTTTGTAAAAGAGGGAGAGTTTAAAATCACTGAAACTGAAGTCCCTTTCGTTTCAATAAAAACAACCACCGGTAGTTATTTCAATGGAAAACGATTAATTGGAAATATAAATAAAAAGGAAAAAGAGGTATTTTTTATTCAAGAAGATGTTTTAACTTTCATTAAAGACAAGAGTGAAAGAGAAAAAGGCAAAGATTGCACAAAGGATATTAGAATTTTGCTTCCGCTGGGGAAAGAAGAAATTCACCTGATTGTGAGAGCTGACAGTAGAATAAAATCAATAAAAGATTTACGAAATCGAACAGTATCAATAGGTTCTGTCAATCAAGGGACAAATATTACTGCCTCAACTATAAAAGAAATTACAGGTATAAACTGGAAATCTGTAAATATGTCGTTCGGTAAAGCTAAAACTGCACTTCTTAGCGGAAATATAGACGCATTTTTCTTTGTAGGTTCTGCACCTGTTAAAGATATTGCTTCGGCAGGAACCGACAGTAGATTTAAACTGGTACCCATTTCTGATAAAAAATTAGACAAACATTTCATGAAATCAAGCATTTTTGCAGATGCCTATAAATGGATTGATGCCGATGTTGGGACATATTCTGTGAATGTTTTTCTTGCTACAAATGTAAAAACTGAAGATTTTGAGGATGCCGAAAATGTAAGAATTCTACTTTCTACAATAAAGCAAAATATTGCAAAACTTCAGGAAAAAGGACATAAAGGCTGGAAATTTGTGAAATTTGATTTCTCGAAAGTCGTTAATTGGGAAATTCATGAAGCAGCCATGAAAGTTTTTGATTTATATTAATTCTCAATTATAAGCAATAGTTTTGCTAATGTTAAGAAACCCTGCGAGTATTCAAAACTCACAGGGTTTTTTATTTTCAAATTCTTACATCACCACATTTTAAAACTATAGATTTAATAGTGGCATCCAGTAATGGATTACTCATTATTTTTTAAAAAATTTCTTATAACATTAAGGAATGCATCAGGATTTTCATTGAAAGGATAATGGCCGGAATTTGGAATAATTTTTAGAATAGAATTAGGTATAAATTTTTGAAACTCAAGAGCAACTTCTTTTGGCGAAACATCATTTTCTCCATAAATTATTAGAGTTGAAGCTTTTATTTTATTAAAATATTTTTTCAAATCCATCTCTGGCGTTAAACTCAAATGCAAAGCATGTGTTTGCCATCCACCAATTATCTCAAGATTTTTATCAAATTTTAGTTCTGATTTATTCCTGAGAATTGCAGTAGAAAAATATTTGGTAAATTCAGTATTTAAATAATTCAACAAAAGCTCGTTCTTAAAAAACAAGTATTTATAATTGAATAAATTATGAATATATTCGTCATATTCTTCGTGAAAAGTTTTAGGAAGAGTCTCCTTTACATGATTGTAAAAATTATATGAATATTCAGCTTTTGAAAAAATATTGATTGGTGAAACCAAAATCAAAGTGTCAATATTTTCGGGAAATTCTAAAGCATACAATGTAGCAATAAGTGCTCCTGCCGAATGTCCAATCAATGTAATTTTTTCTTCACCAAGAATTCGTCTAATCTTTTCGATATCCGTAACCAGAGCTTCAATCCCCAAATTTTTCACCAATATTTTTGAATTTCTTTCAAAACTCTTTGATTTAAACTTATCGATTGGTCTTGTAGAGTTTCCACAAGCCCGCTGATGGTAATAATAAAAACGAAAATTGGATTCCAAATCTTTCAAGCCATCCCAAATTTCTACCGAAGGAATTAAATATCCACCCTGAACAATCAAAACTTTTTTCCCCTTGCCAATGCCTTGAAAAAAAATGTCAATACTTTCCGAAATTTTCCAAAAATTCTCTTTAACACTAACTTGTTGCGGAATATTAATTTTTCGATTAGCTAAATTTCCCGGAATATATTTATAAGAACCACAGCTCGAAATAATTAAGAATAAAGAAAAAAGAATCAGGCGAAAAATGAATTTCATTTCAGTAATTAATAATAAAACTTGTTTGAACAAAAATTTTAAAATTACAAAAATAAGAGACTTTGAGAATCTCAATATTTAACATAAAGTATTGCAACCCTTCACTTATTTTTTTGTCAATATTTTTAAGTTAATTTTACAAACAAAATTTTGAAGTATGAAAAAGCTTTTGATATTTATTTCCTTGCTACAAATTAGCATAGTCCTATTTTCGCAAAGCGATTATACACAGACAATTAGAGGAAGTATCGTTGACAAACAATCCCAAACTCCACTTATTGGAGCAACTATTGTTTTGAGTAATTCCGATCCAATTGTTGGAACAACTACTGACATAGATGGGAAATTCCGACTTGAAAAAATCCCTATTGGAAGGCAAGGGATAGTTATAAGTTATTTAGGTTACAATTCGGTGATAGTTGATAATTTAATGCTAAATTCGGGAAAAGAAATAATTTTGCAAATAGAAATGGAAGAACTGGTTTTTTCTACAGGTGAAATTATAGTGAAAGCAAAAACCGATAAAACCAGAGCAAATAACAAGATGGCAACTGTAAGCTCCCGCTCGTTCTCGATAGAAGAAACAGAAAGGTTTGCAGGAAGTTTGGGCGACCCTTCGCGCATGGCTGCAAACTATGCCGGCGTAATGTCCATCAACGACTCAAGAAATGATATAATAATCAGAGGGAATTCTCCAACTGGTTTGTTGTGGAGGCTCGATGGGGTTGAAATTCCAAATCCAAATCATTTTGGAGCTGCCGGAACAACAGGTGGTCCGGTTAGTATGTTGAATAATAATTTGTTAACTAATTCCGATTTTTTTACAAGTGCTTTTCCGGCAGAATTTGGTAATGCTTTGTCGGGAGTTTTCGATTTGAAAATGAGGACGGGAAACAACGAAAAAGCAGAATAT is a genomic window containing:
- a CDS encoding menaquinone biosynthesis protein, producing MKKVKISAVSYLNTIPFVFGLQNSEINELIDLSLDIPADCAKKLKTGKTDIALVPIAILPEIEDYKIISDFCIGANREVKSVILFSETKLENIKTIYLDYQSLTSINLVKILVKYFWKIDVDFKKTEAGFESNVIKNSDAAVIIGDRAFLYLDKYKYKYDLANEWYKFTNLPFVFAVWATKSEFDKTFEEKFNRSLGFGINNISEAIKSHAKISFNVEDIKNYLNNNISYNFDEKKKKGMQLFFEYLKNVD
- a CDS encoding TAXI family TRAP transporter solute-binding subunit, producing the protein MKTKISFTLFLSLIYFSITVLNAQVKIVTGFKNGSYTEMANDIKRVAKDVIKVDTSFVKEGEFKITETEVPFVSIKTTTGSYFNGKRLIGNINKKEKEVFFIQEDVLTFIKDKSEREKGKDCTKDIRILLPLGKEEIHLIVRADSRIKSIKDLRNRTVSIGSVNQGTNITASTIKEITGINWKSVNMSFGKAKTALLSGNIDAFFFVGSAPVKDIASAGTDSRFKLVPISDKKLDKHFMKSSIFADAYKWIDADVGTYSVNVFLATNVKTEDFEDAENVRILLSTIKQNIAKLQEKGHKGWKFVKFDFSKVVNWEIHEAAMKVFDLY
- a CDS encoding alpha/beta fold hydrolase translates to MKFIFRLILFSLFLIISSCGSYKYIPGNLANRKINIPQQVSVKENFWKISESIDIFFQGIGKGKKVLIVQGGYLIPSVEIWDGLKDLESNFRFYYYHQRACGNSTRPIDKFKSKSFERNSKILVKNLGIEALVTDIEKIRRILGEEKITLIGHSAGALIATLYALEFPENIDTLILVSPINIFSKAEYSYNFYNHVKETLPKTFHEEYDEYIHNLFNYKYLFFKNELLLNYLNTEFTKYFSTAILRNKSELKFDKNLEIIGGWQTHALHLSLTPEMDLKKYFNKIKASTLIIYGENDVSPKEVALEFQKFIPNSILKIIPNSGHYPFNENPDAFLNVIRNFLKNNE